In Raphanus sativus cultivar WK10039 chromosome 5, ASM80110v3, whole genome shotgun sequence, the following proteins share a genomic window:
- the LOC130494830 gene encoding putative F-box protein At4g10190 yields the protein MQNLFPLFLPLNQEERPSTPAVLNVTRVLYNQILKLLQHAQNSLLEDAEEETIGKDDVEEEKIFDDRESEREVYLPEDLLVEILSRVPEASLARFRSTSKGWNALIKKDGSLAKNSLFVMLIYHKVYLVKLNVHGIHNNNFEKVISQFSLCDPLSTSSMKEVGIRSVFHCDGLLLCTTMDNTLVVWNPCSGETSRIIKPRNIHNGSDTYALGKSTCNNEYKILRVHHHGYGCRPLRLVEYEIYDFTANSWSVVGEARDWFIAERQGTCVDGNTYWLTSTYSPTEMKSALRCFDYSTERFGCVSLPVDPLSYNVYGLSVTREEQNLCLLTSRKVVHDIDVWMATKVKGTGDMSWSKLLTVKRIHSQQFIAFHVGMSFSVDRVSKVLLHPTKFKNSSNCLHIVGENYEHIKVDLRDVESKRSNHVKRAPTLVQIQQGSLGLGTWKVAPATKFS from the coding sequence GTTACAAGGGTTTTATACAACCAAATTTTGAAACTTCTGCAGCATGCCCAAAACTCTCTGCTTGAAGATGCTGAAGAGGAGACTATTGGTAAAGATGATGTAGAGGAGGAGAAGATCTTTGATGacagagaaagtgaaagagaagTGTATCTTCCAGAAGATTTGCTTGTGGAGATATTATCTAGGGTTCCGGAGGCTTCACTGGCACGGTTCCGATCTACCTCAAAAGGGTGGAATGCTCTTATAAAAAAAGATGGGAGTCTTGCTAAGAACTCTCTTTTTGTCATGTTAATTTATCATAAGGTCTATTTAGTTAAGCTTAATGTCCACGGCATCCACAACAACAACTTTGAAAAAGTAATAAGTCAGTTCAGCCTCTGTGACCCTCTTTCAACTTCTTCTATGAAAGAAGTCGGTATACGCAGCGTCTTTCACTGCGATGGCCTATTGCTATGCACCACCATGGACAATACATTGGTCGTTTGGAATCCATGTTCAGGGGAAACCAGTAGGATTATCAAACCAAGAAATATTCACAATGGTTCTGATACCTACGCTCTCGGTAAATCCACATGCAACAACGAGTACAAAATCTTGAGGGTGCATCATCATGGATATGGTTGCCGGCCTCTACGCCTTGTTGAGTACGAAATCTACGACTTCACAGCTAATTCGTGGAGTGTTGTTGGTGAGGCTAGAGACTGGTTCATTGCAGAGCGACAGGGCACGTGTGTGGATGGAAATACTTACTGGCTTACTTCTACTTATTCTCCAACGGAGATGAAGAGTGCCTTACGATGTTTTGATTATTCAACAGAGAGGTTTGGATGTGTGTCTCTTCCGGTTGATCCTCTTTCTTATAATGTTTATGGTTTATCAGTGACTAGAGAAGAGCAAAATCTTTGTCTCTTAACTTCTCGTAAGGTGGTACACGATATAGATGTATGGATGGCAACTAAGGTCAAAGGTACCGGAGACATGTCATGGAGTAAACTCCTAACAGTGAAACGAATCCATTCACAGCAGTTTATTGCGTTTCATGTCGGGATGAGTTTCTCTGTGGATCGGGTGTCTAAAGTTTTACTGCATCCCACTAAATTTAAGAACTCTAGCAACTGCTTACACATTGTGGGAGAGAATTATGAACACATAAAAGTGGACCTTCGTGATGTTGAATCTAAACGCTCAAATCATGTCAAGCGTGCTCCAACTTTGGTTCAAATCCAACAAGGTTCTTTGGGGCTAGGCACATGGAAAGTAGCACCAGCCACCAAGTTTTCATGA